One Mya arenaria isolate MELC-2E11 chromosome 7, ASM2691426v1 genomic window carries:
- the LOC128240710 gene encoding NADH-ubiquinone oxidoreductase 75 kDa subunit, mitochondrial-like, with protein sequence MLRLWPLARNCKATKALASLARWSSTAPPETLEVFVDDKSVQVVPGTTILQACADAGVEIPRFCYHERLSIAGNCRMCLVEVEKSPKPIASCAMPVMKGMKIKTDSPMTRKAREGVMEFLLMNHPLDCPICDQGGECDLQDQSMAFGSDRSRFTDMEHGGKRAVEDKNVGPLIKTIMTRCIHCTRCIRFASEIAGVDDLGTTGRGGDMQVGTYVEKMFKSELSGNIIDLCPVGALTSKPYAFTARPWETRRIESVDVMDAVGSNIVVSTRTGEVFRILPRTNEEVNEEWISDATRFAYDGLKRQRLTAPFVRNADGQLEQTDWETALVAATQKIVSVPGDKIAGLAGGLVDAEALVALKDYLNRLGSEALCTEEIFPMDGAGTDLRSNYLLNTGIQGVESADLILLVGTNPRFEAPLFNARIRKSWINNDLTVAMVGGQVDLTYEYEHLGDSTQILSDIASGKHPFAKTLGAAKNPMVVVGSSALQRGDGTSIHQAVATIAQNARVQSDCGEDWKVLNVLHRVASQVAALDIGYKAGVQCIRENPPSVLYMLGADEGAITRDQLPKDCFVIYQGHHGDRGAAMADVVLPGAAYTEKDATYVNTEGRAQYTKLAVSPPVMAREDWKIIRALSELSGNSLPYDRIQEVRERLYDVSPNLVQYGSAEDANYFKQANELSASIKGKLEDKPLTPTLLNLKDFYMTNSIGRASQTMAKCVKAVQEMD encoded by the exons CACGATGGAGCTCTACGGCCCCACCAGAGACGCTGGAGGTTTTTGTGGATGACAAGTCAGTACAGGTGGTACCAGGAACCACCATCTTACAG GCATGTGCCGATGCTGGTGTCGAGATACCTCGCTTCTGTTACCATGAACGACTCTCCATCGCCGGCAATTGTCGCATGTGTCTGGTGGAGGTGGAAAAATCTCCAAAG CCGATAGCGTCATGCGCTATGCCGGTGATGAAGGGTATGAAGATCAAGACAGACTCGCCAATGACACGGAAGGCTCGGGAAGGCGTGATGGAGTTTCTCCTTATGAACCACCCACTCGACTGTCCCATATGTGATCAG GGTGGGGAATGTGACCTACAGGATCAGTCGATGGCTTTCGGCAGCGACCGCAGTCGTTTTACAGACATGGAGCATGGGGGAAAGAG agCTGTTGAAGACAAGAATGTTGGCCCTCTTATTAAGACAATAATGACAAGATGTATCCACTGTACCAGGTGCATCAG GTTTGCGAGTGAGATAGCTGGAGTGGACGACCTTGGAACAACGGGACGTGGTGGGGATATGCAGGTCGGCACTTATGTAGAGAAAATGTTCAAGTCTGAGCTGTCTGGCAACATCATTGACCTGTGTCCTGTCGGAGCTCTTACATCCAAGCCGTACGCTTTTACAGCCCGCCCCTGGGAGACTAG GAGGATTGAATCAGTAGATGTTATGGACGCTGTAGGCAGCAATATTGTGGTCTCAACACGGACGGGAGAAGTCTTCAGAATTCTGCCAAGAACCAACGAG GAGGTAAATGAAGAATGGATTTCTGATGCTACACGGTTTGCGTATGATGGTTTGAAGAGACAGCGACTGACTGCGCCGTTTGTGAGGAATGCCGATGGACAGCTGGAACAGACAGACTGGGAGACAGCTCTTGTTGCTGCCACTCAGAAG ATTGTGTCCGTGCCAGGAGATAAGATTGCAGGACTAGCTGGAGGACTGGTTGACGCGGAGGCCCTTGTCGCCCTCAAGGATTACTTAAACAGGCTGGGATCAGAGGCTCTATGTACAGAGGAAATATTCCCTATGGATGGAGCTGG AACTGACCTGCGTTCCAACTACTTGTTAAACACGGGCATACAGGGCGTCGAGTCTGCTGACCTTATTCTTCTGGTTGGCACCAACCCCAGATTTGAAGCCCCACTCTTCAATGCCCGCATCAGAAAGAG CTGGATCAACAATGACCTAACAGTCGCAATGGTTGGAGGCCAGGTCGACCTCACATATGAGTATGAGCATCTTGGAGACTCGACACAGATACTGTCTGACATCGCCTCTGGAAAACACCCTTTCGCTAAG ACACTTGGAGCAGCTAAAAACCCAATGGTAGTTGTCGGGAGTTCAGCTCTGCAGCGAGGAGATGGAACATCCATACACCAGGCTGTTGCCACCATTGCCCAGAACGCCCGGGTACAGTCCGACTGTGGTGAAGATTGGAAGGTCCTTAATGTACTACACAGG GTGGCGAGTCAAGTGGCTGCCCTTGACATTGGCTATAAGGCAGGAGTCCAGTGTATCCGGGAAAACCCACCCAGTGTACTATACATGCTTGGTGCTGACGAGGGAGCAATCACTCGAGACCAGCTCCCCAAGGACTGCTTCGTCATCTACCAAG GACACCATGGAGACCGGGGTGCTGCGATGGCTGACGTGGTTCTCCCAGGCGCTGCTTACACAGAGAAGGATGCCACATACGTGAACACGGAGGGCCGCGCTCAGTACACCAAACTGGCCGTATCCCCACCCGTGATGGCAAGAGAGGACTGGAAAATTATTCGCGCTCTATCTGAG CTATCAGGCAACTCGTTGCCATACGACCGTATCCAGGAAGTTCGTGAACGCTTGTATGATGTCTCACCAAATCTCGTCCAGTACGGCTCCGCTGAGGATGCTAACTACTTTAAACAGGCTAATGAGCTTTCTGCT AGCATCAAAGGCAAGCTGGAAGACAAACCCTTGACACCAACTCTTTTGAACCTGAAGGATTTCTACATGACAAACTCCATCGGCCGGGCCTCACAGACCATGGCCAAGTGTGTCAAAGCCGTTCAGGAGATGGACTAG